One genomic window of Halovivax cerinus includes the following:
- a CDS encoding Fic family protein codes for MDRDQFTEAAPGTLVTTTANGYETPSFVPDSLADVDVDQGELVAEIGQAMRMLGALDYLGPKAGSHTMIIEAFARKEAIYSSRIEGTQVTLSDVYRYEAQRAIGEASGDTEGARQATNYLAALELGLEAIADDERITVDTLCEMQGVLLDDVRSEDPAPGSLRRRQNYLAPFESADIRQATFVPPPPDEVTDLLERLLAYTNDRAAVHSLVTLGLIHYQFETIHPFRDGNGRLGRLLVSLELQREGLLSDPYLYLSAYFNEYRRDYTDLLTRVRTDGAWDEWLGFFIRGIWEQAREGVRRGEALLDLRREYVERYQSHRSDYILPLTQSLFSNPYITPKGATQAFEFSHTTAYSLIETLEADGVLTPVESAGQHQLYQASEIFAHLERPIADLPTVDGDVSKRL; via the coding sequence ATGGATCGGGACCAGTTCACCGAGGCGGCCCCGGGAACGCTGGTGACGACGACGGCGAACGGGTACGAAACGCCGTCGTTCGTTCCCGATTCGCTCGCGGACGTCGACGTGGACCAGGGCGAACTCGTCGCCGAGATCGGCCAGGCGATGCGAATGCTGGGTGCGCTCGACTATCTCGGGCCGAAGGCGGGTTCGCACACGATGATCATCGAGGCGTTCGCCCGGAAAGAAGCCATCTACTCGTCGCGGATCGAAGGGACGCAAGTCACCCTCTCGGACGTGTACCGGTACGAAGCCCAGCGAGCCATCGGCGAGGCGTCGGGCGATACGGAGGGTGCGCGCCAGGCGACGAACTACCTCGCGGCGCTCGAACTGGGCCTCGAGGCGATCGCCGACGACGAGCGGATCACCGTCGACACGCTCTGTGAGATGCAGGGCGTCCTCTTAGACGACGTTCGAAGCGAAGATCCCGCGCCCGGGTCGCTCAGACGGCGACAGAACTACCTGGCACCGTTCGAGAGCGCCGACATCAGACAGGCCACGTTCGTCCCGCCGCCGCCCGACGAGGTCACCGACCTGCTCGAACGGTTGCTCGCGTACACGAACGACCGGGCAGCGGTCCACTCCCTCGTGACGCTCGGGTTGATCCACTACCAGTTCGAGACGATCCACCCGTTTCGCGACGGCAACGGCCGACTGGGACGCCTGCTCGTCAGTCTCGAACTCCAGCGGGAGGGACTCCTCTCCGACCCGTACCTCTACCTCAGCGCGTACTTCAACGAGTACCGACGCGACTACACGGACCTCCTCACGCGCGTTCGAACCGACGGCGCCTGGGACGAGTGGCTCGGGTTCTTCATCCGCGGCATCTGGGAGCAGGCGCGAGAAGGCGTCCGTCGCGGGGAGGCCCTCCTCGACTTGCGACGCGAGTACGTCGAGCGCTACCAGTCGCACCGATCGGACTACATCCTCCCACTCACCCAGTCTCTCTTTTCGAACCCGTACATCACGCCCAAAGGCGCCACGCAGGCGTTCGAGTTCTCGCACACGACCGCCTACTCGCTCATCGAGACGCTCGAAGCCGACGGCGTCCTCACCCCAGTCGAGAGCGCCGGGCAACACCAGCTCTACCAGGCGAGCGAGATCTTCGCCCACCTCGAACGCCCGATCGCCGACCTCCCGACCGTCGACGGCGACGTCTCGAAGCGCCTGTAG
- a CDS encoding preprotein translocase subunit Sec61beta has translation MDKGQNTGGLMSSAGLVRYFDSEDSNAIRIDPKTIIVFGVLLGVVVQLLSFIA, from the coding sequence ATGGACAAAGGACAGAACACGGGCGGGCTGATGTCCAGCGCCGGACTCGTCCGCTACTTCGACTCCGAGGACAGCAACGCGATTCGGATCGATCCGAAGACCATCATCGTCTTCGGTGTGCTGCTTGGCGTCGTCGTCCAGTTGCTCTCGTTCATCGCCTGA
- a CDS encoding bifunctional nuclease family protein, giving the protein MDASIDGVRLAGTPQGPVPVVVLGVEGERDVVPIFVGMEEATSIARGLEATDVGRPLTHDLLLDVMEELGGRVERVVVSDLAERGEDAGTYIADLHVTTPRETVVVDARPSDSLALAARTTVPIEIAESVFERSAEEPETYADLTDIREMGGEPA; this is encoded by the coding sequence ATGGACGCGAGTATCGACGGGGTGCGCCTCGCGGGCACGCCCCAGGGGCCGGTCCCGGTGGTGGTCCTCGGCGTCGAGGGGGAGCGCGACGTCGTCCCGATCTTCGTCGGGATGGAGGAGGCGACCAGCATCGCCCGCGGCCTGGAGGCGACGGACGTCGGCCGGCCGCTCACGCACGACCTCCTGCTAGACGTGATGGAGGAACTCGGCGGGCGCGTCGAACGGGTCGTCGTGAGCGACCTGGCAGAGCGCGGCGAGGACGCCGGGACCTACATTGCCGACCTCCACGTGACCACGCCGCGCGAGACCGTCGTCGTCGACGCCCGGCCCAGCGACTCGCTGGCGCTCGCCGCGCGGACGACCGTCCCGATCGAGATCGCCGAATCGGTCTTCGAGCGAAGCGCCGAAGAGCCGGAGACGTACGCGGACCTCACGGACATCCGCGAGATGGGAGGTGAGCCGGCGTGA
- a CDS encoding aminotransferase class V-fold PLP-dependent enzyme, with product MSHQRAEPLDVDAIREAYPILDQSFDGSPLVYLDSAATTQTPDPVVDAMSDYYRETNANVHRGIHHLSQKASIAYEEAHDRVAEFVGASGGREELVFTKNTTESENLVAHAWGLRELGPGDEVVLTEMEHHASLVTWQQVAMRAGADVKYIRVDENGRLDMDHARECITDDTAMVSAVHVSNTLGTVNPVSELVDLAHEHDALALLDGAQAVPTRPVDVEEIDADFYAFSGHKMAGPTGIGALYGKRELLADLDPYLYGGGMIRSVTYDESTWGDVPWKFEAGTPPIAEGIGLAAAVDYLEEIGMDRVQAHEERLAEAAHEKLSAIDGLTIYGPEPGPERAGLVSFTLENVHAHDLASICNDHAVAIRAGDHCTQPLHDKLGIAATARASFYVYNSVDEIDPLVDAIEDAQALFG from the coding sequence ATGAGTCACCAGCGCGCCGAGCCACTGGACGTCGACGCCATCCGGGAGGCGTACCCGATCCTGGACCAGTCGTTCGACGGCAGTCCGCTCGTCTACCTCGACAGCGCCGCGACGACCCAGACGCCCGATCCAGTCGTCGACGCCATGTCCGACTACTACCGCGAGACGAACGCCAACGTCCACCGCGGGATCCACCACCTCAGCCAGAAGGCCTCGATCGCCTACGAGGAGGCCCACGACCGCGTCGCCGAGTTCGTCGGCGCGAGCGGCGGCCGCGAGGAGCTCGTCTTCACGAAGAACACCACCGAGAGCGAGAATCTCGTCGCCCACGCGTGGGGCCTGCGCGAACTCGGGCCGGGCGACGAGGTCGTCCTCACGGAGATGGAACACCACGCCTCGCTGGTCACCTGGCAACAGGTCGCCATGCGCGCGGGGGCGGACGTGAAGTACATTCGGGTCGACGAGAACGGCCGACTCGACATGGATCACGCCCGCGAGTGCATCACCGACGACACGGCGATGGTCTCGGCGGTCCACGTCTCGAACACGCTGGGGACGGTCAACCCGGTGAGCGAATTGGTCGACCTCGCGCACGAACACGACGCGCTGGCGCTCCTCGACGGCGCGCAGGCCGTGCCCACCCGCCCCGTCGACGTCGAGGAGATCGACGCGGACTTCTATGCCTTCTCCGGGCACAAGATGGCCGGCCCGACCGGCATCGGCGCACTCTACGGCAAGCGGGAACTGCTGGCCGACCTCGATCCGTACCTCTACGGCGGCGGCATGATCCGGTCGGTCACCTACGACGAGTCCACCTGGGGCGACGTCCCCTGGAAGTTCGAAGCCGGCACACCGCCGATCGCGGAGGGAATCGGCCTCGCCGCGGCCGTCGACTATCTGGAGGAGATCGGGATGGACCGCGTACAGGCCCACGAGGAGCGCCTGGCCGAGGCAGCCCACGAGAAACTCTCGGCGATCGACGGGCTGACGATCTACGGTCCCGAACCCGGCCCCGAGCGCGCGGGCCTCGTGAGCTTCACCTTAGAGAACGTCCACGCCCACGACCTCGCGTCGATCTGTAACGACCACGCGGTCGCCATCCGGGCGGGCGACCACTGCACCCAGCCGTTACACGACAAACTCGGCATCGCCGCGACGGCGCGCGCCTCGTTCTACGTCTACAACTCCGTCGACGAGATCGACCCACTCGTCGACGCCATCGAGGACGCACAGGCCCTGTTCGGCTGA
- the cas5b gene encoding type I-B CRISPR-associated protein Cas5b — MAKRDTASQAPIGDEIDVGSAPSVDGDGVPSKCLSFVLRSDWGHFRRIDRTVTKQTYRIPPRTTVAGLLAAIAGVSRDGYYDIFAPESSAVAITPVSPIRTVTQPTLGLGTHPGETMDSKGGSGKKTIRVKYPDSTDNRQIHSYELLVEPAYRIDVAVEDDRFYSVLKHRLETDTSFYPPSMGLSEFLAWTEPIDEENRFEYRPESVETGESVRVDSTVPDGIDEIVPQAGVAYDVERVPGYMEAHEGGRRTTGFIDYAFASGSLQIRSETVSPVDVNGHVVAFE, encoded by the coding sequence ATGGCGAAACGAGATACTGCGAGCCAGGCACCTATCGGGGACGAGATCGATGTGGGTTCCGCACCATCGGTCGACGGTGACGGTGTCCCGTCGAAGTGTCTATCGTTCGTGCTCCGTAGCGATTGGGGTCACTTCCGGCGAATTGACCGGACGGTGACAAAGCAGACCTACCGAATCCCACCCCGAACGACCGTGGCTGGTCTCCTCGCGGCGATTGCCGGCGTCAGCCGCGACGGCTACTACGATATATTTGCGCCCGAATCGTCCGCCGTCGCCATCACGCCGGTCTCGCCGATTCGGACGGTAACGCAACCAACGCTCGGACTTGGGACCCATCCCGGCGAGACGATGGACAGCAAAGGTGGTTCGGGCAAAAAGACGATCAGGGTCAAGTACCCGGACAGCACCGATAACCGCCAAATCCATAGCTACGAGTTGCTCGTCGAACCGGCCTACCGAATCGACGTGGCTGTCGAAGACGATCGATTCTACAGCGTTCTCAAACATCGCCTCGAAACGGACACCTCGTTTTACCCCCCATCGATGGGCCTCTCGGAGTTCCTCGCGTGGACCGAGCCGATCGACGAGGAGAACCGGTTCGAATACCGACCGGAATCGGTTGAAACCGGAGAGTCGGTTCGCGTCGATAGCACCGTTCCGGACGGGATCGATGAAATCGTTCCACAGGCGGGCGTCGCCTACGATGTCGAGCGAGTTCCTGGCTACATGGAAGCGCACGAAGGAGGTCGCCGCACGACAGGCTTCATCGACTATGCGTTCGCAAGCGGATCGTTGCAAATTCGTTCCGAGACGGTCTCGCCGGTGGACGTCAATGGTCACGTCGTCGCGTTCGAGTAG
- the pdxT gene encoding pyridoxal 5'-phosphate synthase glutaminase subunit PdxT, whose product MTLTAGVVAVQGDVAEHAAAIERACAARGRDVTVREVRHSGVIPGCDLLAVPGGESTTISRFVHREGLADEIRAHVDAGKPLFATCAGLILVSQDAGDDRVNELGLLDVTVERNAFGRQRDSFEAALDVDGLDEPFPAVFIRAPAIDAVGDAAVIARVDGRPVAVRQGPILGTAFHPELTADDRLHERAFFGSEADAAPTVSAGSGEGVSTDATVPDEAARTDATTSDDA is encoded by the coding sequence ATGACACTGACCGCAGGCGTCGTCGCCGTCCAGGGCGACGTGGCCGAGCACGCGGCGGCCATCGAACGCGCGTGCGCCGCCCGTGGCCGCGACGTGACGGTTCGCGAGGTTCGTCACTCGGGTGTGATCCCGGGCTGCGATCTCCTCGCGGTACCGGGCGGGGAGTCGACGACCATCTCGCGGTTCGTCCACCGGGAGGGCCTCGCCGACGAGATACGGGCCCACGTCGACGCGGGTAAACCGCTGTTCGCGACCTGTGCTGGGTTGATACTCGTCTCTCAGGACGCGGGTGACGACCGCGTGAACGAACTCGGACTCCTCGACGTGACCGTCGAGCGGAACGCGTTCGGCCGCCAGCGGGACAGTTTCGAGGCGGCGCTCGACGTCGACGGACTCGACGAACCGTTCCCGGCGGTCTTCATCCGCGCGCCGGCGATCGACGCCGTCGGCGACGCCGCGGTCATCGCACGCGTCGACGGCCGCCCCGTCGCCGTTCGACAGGGGCCGATACTCGGGACCGCCTTCCACCCGGAACTCACCGCCGACGATCGACTGCACGAACGCGCGTTCTTCGGCTCCGAGGCGGACGCCGCTCCCACCGTCTCCGCCGGGTCGGGTGAGGGCGTTTCCACCGATGCGACTGTCCCGGACGAGGCCGCTCGCACCGATGCCACCACGTCGGACGACGCCTGA
- the cas7b gene encoding type I-B CRISPR-associated protein Cas7/Csh2, whose translation MSATDTDADADVTNRSEIVFVTDAQDCNPNGDPMGENRPRIDPVTQQAAITDVRLKRYLRDQLRADNHPIFVKRTDDGAEIRAALALDLFDEVESVEDLDAVDDIETEFLARATDIRYFGATLSFNADTNDELYEAVKERFPSQFTGPVQFSPARSLNAVETNEETSMLTSVIATQDEKEQGGFGLDDHRIKYGIFPFHGLVDENGASDTHLKAADVERLDTLCWRAIKNQTISRSKIGQEPRLYVRAEYSTDGYHVGDLHNAITLDEAESKPDGEMRSVRDVCLDVSDLVETLESVADDGHLSTVHIAGSDRLAVTCDGAEIESADEIADELEDRGVSVDGFDVYEKFNKAPPAE comes from the coding sequence ATGTCCGCAACCGATACCGACGCCGATGCCGACGTCACGAACCGCTCAGAAATCGTCTTCGTAACTGACGCCCAGGACTGCAATCCCAACGGCGACCCGATGGGCGAAAATCGCCCGCGTATCGATCCCGTCACCCAGCAGGCGGCGATCACCGACGTCCGACTGAAGCGATACCTCCGTGATCAACTGCGGGCCGACAACCATCCGATCTTCGTCAAGCGAACCGACGACGGGGCCGAGATCCGCGCAGCGCTGGCGCTCGACTTGTTCGACGAAGTCGAATCGGTCGAGGACCTCGACGCGGTTGACGACATCGAAACCGAGTTCCTGGCGCGAGCGACCGACATCCGATATTTCGGCGCGACGCTCTCGTTCAATGCGGACACCAACGACGAACTGTACGAGGCCGTCAAGGAACGATTCCCGAGCCAGTTCACCGGTCCGGTCCAGTTCTCGCCGGCCCGCTCGCTCAACGCTGTCGAAACCAACGAGGAGACGAGCATGCTTACGAGCGTCATCGCGACGCAGGACGAGAAGGAACAGGGTGGCTTCGGACTCGACGATCACCGGATCAAATACGGAATCTTCCCGTTTCACGGGCTGGTGGACGAAAACGGTGCGAGCGATACCCACTTGAAAGCGGCAGACGTCGAGCGACTCGATACGCTCTGTTGGCGTGCGATCAAGAATCAGACCATCTCGCGAAGCAAGATTGGCCAGGAACCGCGGCTGTACGTCCGGGCCGAGTACTCAACCGATGGCTACCACGTCGGGGACCTGCACAACGCCATCACGCTCGACGAGGCCGAATCGAAACCGGACGGCGAGATGCGCTCGGTTCGGGACGTCTGTCTCGACGTCAGCGATCTCGTCGAAACGCTAGAGTCCGTGGCCGACGACGGCCACCTCAGTACGGTTCACATCGCCGGAAGCGATCGATTGGCAGTCACGTGTGATGGCGCTGAAATCGAATCCGCTGACGAGATAGCCGACGAACTCGAAGATCGTGGCGTTTCGGTCGACGGGTTCGACGTCTACGAGAAGTTCAACAAAGCGCCCCCGGCGGAGTGA
- the cas6 gene encoding CRISPR-associated endoribonuclease Cas6 encodes MRILARLRARADSVYDSTYHDKLRGRMWRALEGTTYDDRHDEHRPTGVCFSNPFPPGDFEEGDQRTLLVASPERDLLGAIASDLDEHPELNIGEMPFEVTDISLLAPDVGEPGTRGVLETGTGVLVRIPPERCKEYGIETDGENPTFWKPEHTFEPLKTQLENNLDQKHSQFCPEGLPGPSDRSGDLFDSYELIKTFALPVTVTQGVEMTYIMSKWRFGYEVRDDHHRRHLNLALDIGVGERNMLGFGFLNIDEDSVVPAGQTSGEMADRRRQAR; translated from the coding sequence ATGAGAATACTGGCTCGACTTCGTGCGCGTGCGGATTCCGTGTACGATTCGACGTATCACGACAAACTTCGTGGACGGATGTGGCGCGCGCTCGAAGGAACGACGTACGACGACCGTCACGACGAGCACCGTCCGACCGGGGTGTGTTTCTCGAACCCGTTTCCACCGGGAGATTTCGAGGAAGGGGACCAGCGGACACTTCTCGTCGCCTCTCCAGAACGCGACCTCCTCGGCGCAATTGCCAGCGATCTAGACGAACATCCCGAGCTCAATATCGGTGAAATGCCGTTCGAGGTCACGGATATTTCACTGCTCGCCCCGGACGTCGGAGAGCCTGGGACACGCGGCGTCCTGGAAACGGGAACGGGTGTCCTCGTTCGGATCCCCCCGGAGCGTTGCAAGGAGTACGGGATCGAAACCGACGGTGAAAACCCGACGTTCTGGAAACCCGAACACACGTTCGAACCGTTAAAAACACAACTCGAAAACAACCTCGATCAGAAGCACAGCCAGTTCTGTCCGGAGGGTCTCCCAGGCCCCAGCGATCGCTCTGGCGACCTCTTCGACAGCTACGAACTCATCAAAACGTTCGCGCTCCCGGTAACAGTGACCCAGGGCGTCGAAATGACGTACATCATGAGCAAGTGGCGCTTTGGATACGAGGTTCGAGACGACCACCACCGCCGCCACCTCAACCTCGCCCTCGATATCGGCGTCGGAGAGCGGAATATGCTCGGGTTCGGGTTCCTCAATATCGACGAAGACTCGGTCGTACCCGCCGGGCAAACATCGGGGGAGATGGCAGACCGTCGGAGGCAAGCTCGATGA
- the hisE gene encoding phosphoribosyl-ATP diphosphatase, with product MTDDASSPAAETEPDPQVLADLFAVIEDRKAIRPEGSYTASLFDHEKGENAVLEKIGEEATEVVLAAKDDDLDELTYESADLVYHLLVLLSMNDLDLSALLAELESRR from the coding sequence GTGACCGACGACGCGTCGAGTCCGGCGGCCGAGACGGAGCCGGACCCGCAGGTCCTCGCCGACCTCTTCGCCGTCATCGAGGATCGGAAGGCGATCCGGCCCGAAGGCTCCTACACAGCGTCGCTGTTCGATCACGAGAAGGGCGAGAACGCCGTCCTGGAGAAGATCGGCGAGGAGGCGACGGAGGTCGTCCTCGCCGCCAAGGACGACGACCTCGACGAACTCACCTACGAGTCCGCCGACCTGGTCTATCACCTGCTCGTGTTGCTCTCGATGAACGACCTCGACCTGTCGGCCCTGCTCGCGGAACTCGAGTCGCGCCGGTGA
- the cas8b gene encoding type I-B CRISPR-associated protein Cas8b/Csh1, with protein MTGLDREKLDQYLLDGPITSLRRIQTLYGALAEASSGDLIGGDPEFGLYYTPGELDGFTTSDPSEDKRYLITVEVDLTADNVTTEDVTIDVDFLEPETVGKLGFARYPWGRGIDHSITRRGAKGGSDADTAATYCIDCLERWTNADGREPAIGEVAETHPDGWIIKLLQELGADEAVQETIENQLQERYTDDERVVATVSLRLGPEDLEERPNGDEPGWFYPGEIGVLNAGMKARKDDKLASKQVSTPSRGESACMVTGDRSEVFGTAEDPLAFFTLQHAEKFEGVQREQAWRSHPVSSDAALLIQSGSSLVDACRTTRNGLGVYTLPYFVDTDERDAEELYYALERLQEFDGDDQHPMFFLEKTIEEEAGREKADTLRFYVISLRNDSGDINVIHEVPDVSPYWPRTIASAHRTVLHESSAFGPSGFERVENWQPITPLTEVDDVVNSIVSGRYAWGTMPKMAGDDGAMADDLAEWLTYALLTGADIPVERLLAGYVERIEQEYRDDEEDRLPTNHIKTQFAQLEALARAGLLTGDSASEGLTTPPKTMTQDVPTKAEISGDDDLTRIAVRRYRLEQFIEDRESLAENAHRESAFLIGVLVGMVSHHQTSTRQMNRTVVDKYPPTQVTIDRLVRVWPELAEKDDVYAKDVDWAGESLFPEVLDMKTDDFVHPGEWDLALQDVRFFYALGVTFGKRADARALDLQQRIESKEAEPNDSEAANVA; from the coding sequence ATGACTGGGCTGGACCGGGAGAAACTCGACCAGTACCTCCTCGACGGACCGATAACGTCGTTGCGACGAATCCAGACGCTCTACGGCGCTCTCGCCGAAGCGTCGAGCGGTGACCTGATCGGCGGCGACCCGGAATTTGGACTTTACTATACACCAGGCGAACTCGATGGGTTCACGACGTCAGATCCAAGTGAGGACAAGCGATACCTGATCACAGTTGAAGTAGACCTCACCGCCGATAATGTGACGACCGAGGACGTTACCATCGACGTGGACTTTCTGGAGCCGGAGACCGTCGGGAAACTCGGATTCGCCCGCTATCCGTGGGGCCGCGGTATCGACCACAGCATCACCCGCCGAGGGGCCAAGGGTGGCTCAGACGCCGATACTGCAGCCACATATTGTATCGACTGTCTGGAGCGCTGGACGAACGCTGACGGCCGGGAACCCGCTATCGGCGAGGTAGCAGAAACCCATCCCGACGGCTGGATCATTAAGCTTTTACAGGAACTCGGAGCGGATGAAGCCGTTCAGGAGACAATCGAGAACCAGCTCCAAGAGCGGTACACCGACGATGAGCGTGTCGTCGCCACGGTCTCACTTCGACTCGGCCCTGAAGACCTTGAGGAGCGGCCCAATGGCGATGAGCCAGGCTGGTTCTACCCGGGCGAGATCGGCGTTCTCAACGCGGGAATGAAAGCGCGGAAAGATGACAAACTGGCCTCCAAACAGGTGAGTACGCCGTCACGAGGTGAAAGCGCCTGTATGGTCACCGGCGATCGTTCAGAGGTGTTCGGCACCGCCGAAGATCCCCTCGCATTCTTCACACTCCAGCACGCCGAGAAGTTCGAAGGAGTACAACGAGAACAAGCCTGGCGCTCGCATCCGGTATCCTCCGACGCTGCGCTCCTGATCCAATCCGGTTCCTCACTCGTCGACGCATGTCGAACAACCCGGAACGGGCTCGGCGTCTACACGCTCCCGTACTTCGTCGACACGGACGAACGGGACGCGGAAGAACTCTACTACGCACTCGAACGACTCCAGGAGTTCGATGGTGACGACCAGCATCCGATGTTCTTCCTCGAAAAGACCATCGAGGAGGAGGCTGGGCGGGAAAAAGCCGACACCTTGCGCTTCTACGTCATCTCGTTACGAAACGACAGCGGCGATATCAACGTCATTCACGAGGTACCGGACGTCTCGCCGTACTGGCCTCGAACGATCGCGAGCGCACACCGAACCGTCCTCCACGAGTCGAGCGCATTCGGCCCAAGCGGGTTCGAGCGCGTCGAAAACTGGCAGCCGATCACGCCCCTTACCGAGGTTGACGACGTGGTAAATTCGATCGTCAGTGGTCGCTACGCGTGGGGAACCATGCCGAAAATGGCGGGTGACGACGGCGCGATGGCAGACGATCTCGCCGAGTGGCTCACCTACGCGCTGCTGACAGGTGCGGACATTCCCGTCGAGCGCTTGCTCGCTGGGTACGTCGAGCGAATCGAACAGGAGTATCGGGACGACGAGGAGGACCGACTACCGACCAATCACATCAAGACGCAGTTCGCCCAGCTCGAAGCGCTGGCGAGAGCCGGGTTGCTGACCGGTGACTCGGCGTCCGAAGGTCTGACGACGCCACCAAAAACAATGACCCAAGATGTTCCAACGAAGGCGGAAATCTCGGGTGACGACGATCTCACTCGTATTGCCGTCCGACGGTACAGACTCGAACAGTTCATCGAAGACAGGGAGTCGCTGGCCGAGAATGCCCACCGGGAAAGTGCGTTCCTGATCGGCGTCCTCGTCGGCATGGTGAGCCACCACCAGACGAGTACGAGGCAGATGAACCGGACGGTTGTCGATAAATACCCACCGACGCAGGTGACAATCGACCGCCTCGTCAGGGTCTGGCCGGAACTCGCCGAGAAGGACGACGTTTACGCGAAAGACGTAGACTGGGCAGGGGAGTCGCTCTTCCCGGAGGTCCTCGATATGAAGACGGATGACTTCGTACATCCTGGCGAGTGGGACCTGGCTCTCCAAGACGTCCGGTTCTTCTACGCCCTCGGCGTCACCTTCGGTAAGCGAGCCGATGCTCGGGCGCTCGATCTTCAGCAACGGATCGAATCCAAGGAGGCGGAACCGAACGACTCGGAGGCCGCGAATGTCGCATAG